The region agACTGGGGTGACATGACATCGATAATAcataatttctttttttttgtcaaTTGAACTAACTTTCAGTTTGCTATTTCTGTGCAATTTTGTGTGTCGTGTTTTTGAGTTGTTGGAAGAAGTGACGGAGCGCGTTGTTGCCCGCCCAGCAAAGTCGCAAAAACTCGACTGGCAGACAGAAGCACGACTCCAAGAACCGCAAAACTTAAGGATCACATGAAGCCCAGACCTACATCAAACAAAACAGATGGGAAAAGCTGATATCATGTAAtatgaagaaaagaagcaaaaaaCGGCAAAAGCTCACCGGCCAACCCGTGGGGTGGCCGGCTACGAAAGCTGTTTCGGGGTCAAACAGCTTTGCTTCGTAGAAGACTCGAACTGGGGCTGTCCGAATCCCCGGATTGGGTGGGCGGACAGCCAGCCCACTTGACCATTTGGCCGTCGGATAGtgggctgctgttggaaggtACAATTTGGAACTACTATAAGTACTGCCTGCTCTTGTTCATAAGGAAGGAACGAGTTTCAAGGGTAACTGTTTGCCAGCGCGAGCCTTCGCCGTGACTTGCTCTTGCCCCGACCAACCAGCTGATCGTCTTTCTGTTTCCATGTCAAGTTGAAATCGAGAGAAACAGTATTGGGCCTGGCAGTCACCCAGCGGGTTGAAGTAAACTTTCATCCAAGATATTGTAGCATGGCTGTTGCTTGTTAGCTACCGTTATAAAAGGTGAAACTTGGATTTCTCCCAGTTGAAGGTTGAATTGCGCGGCCTCATCTTTGCAATCCCAGACCGACGGACAGACTCGCACACAAATTTGATGTGGTTACACATCTCCCGCAAGACAAAAAGACATTCTGAATTTCATGGAACACATGTGACCTGTTGCTCAGCGTCTTACATTACCCTCTTGGTATCTCGAGTCTTGCGGCAAAGTGCCACCCGGCTGGGAACCGCCTGACGACCTCGACAAAGTACGGGTGGGGCAGTTAGAAGACCAGGTCAAGAACCAAAAAAATACTCTACATGACAGTTCTACAGTGGCCAATATCACGGTAGGCCCGACAAAAACAGTCCCTGGCGAAAAGCCGAAAGAATGTTGCATCAAAGCGACAGGCTACGACAGGCCCAGAGCCTCATCCACCACGCCGGGTCAGCCAAGCTGCAGCATTGACGAGATCCACGGAAATATGATCTAGAGTTTCTCGTCAAAGATTTTTGCTGGTGAATACTGGATGTGCATCACGGCAAACACCGATCAAGAGTGAGTGGGAGCAACTCCGGccatgacccctgaacaaTAAGCCGAGCCTTCCTAATCGGGACTTGAATAAACAATGAATAGGGGCTTGCCCCAGACACCCAAACTTCGGCATACTCGACAGACAAAAGAAAGCCCAGACACGCGACAAACATGTGGCCGGGTCACATCGTGTCTTTGATGATCTGTCTTGTCCTCGGGAAGCTATCGTAGACTTTGCACCGGACTCGACGGCAAGGTCCATGAGCTGCGAATGAGTTTGCCTTCTTGCTTTTGATCGACTACAACATCTTTGTCGCGGATCGATCAGTTCCTGGATTCTAGACAGCGCGTTGCCTATTCGGGGTCTGAATAGTTCATTGACATCCACCGGCATCCTCCAAAGTCTGGGCCACGGCAACAATAAACTCTTCCGTCTGAACGGAACATGTCTTTTGTCGAATGCTCCTGGGGATGTCCGACATGACCTGCTTATTCTTTGAACCTGTGCTATGGATAGCAACTGCTGAAGtgcttccaccaccttcagTGCTCACTCAATAGAGCCCTATTGACACAATAAACACCAGCCCCTGAATAGGGGCGCTTTCGGATATAAAAGACCTCGTCCATCACGACCATCTctctccctttcctttcctttcctcctcatcccgcTCAAGTCAATCTTTGAATACTTCAGCTTCTTCAcaacccttttttttttttttttttttaaaaaaaaaaaaaaaacttccCAACCAGaaaccgccaaaatgaagTTTTCCACCCCCGTCGCTCTCCTCGCCGTCGCTGCCGTCGACGCCGCTGTTGTCCAGGAGGACAAGCGCTGGTGCAACACCGAGGGCCAGGCCTGCAACACCGTTGCCCGCGCCGCCGAGGCTTtcaccaacgccatcaagGCCTCCGGCGTCGTTGCCCGTGACGACTCCGCCGCCGCTCAGGTCGCCGCCCGCCAGGTCGACCAGctcgccctcgccatctccgcCTCCCAGGCCGACCCCATCACCTTCTACACcgccctcggcctcggtgaCCAGTTCACCCTCGAGGAGAAGCCCCACGCCGAGAAGCGCGAGGCCGCCCCCCAGTGGTGCCTCCGTTTCGTCGGCCAGTCCTGCTGGAAGCGCAACGCCGCCCCCGAGGACGTCAAGCGGTGCACCGCCGAGGACGGCGCCTGCACCAAGGCCAAGcgcgccgccgaggccgtcatcaacaccatcgagGCTTCCGCCGACAACCTCGCCAAGCGTGAGGCCGCCCCCCAGTGGTGCCTCCGTTTCGTCGGCCAGTCCTGCTGGAAGCGCAACGCCGCCCCCGAGGCTGCCTGCAACGCCCCCGACGGCGCCTGCACCAAGGCCACCCGCGACATCCACGCCATGTACAACGCTGCCCGCCACATCATCGATGCCTCCGCTTAAGCGGCTCGTTGGTCAACTCGGCAACAGCAAGAGTGacgctcttctccttctttgtATATGGTTTGCGACATAGAAAACGACCGATCCCTTCTCAAGACAAgtcacccctccaccctaGCAACAACACGTTAGAAAACCGATGATGTACATCCCTTTCTTCGACAAATACCCTTATTCACCTTCTTCGCACGGGCACTGAACCCGACATCTGGCAAGTTCTTTACACTTGCATTTCCCAACATGAGCATCGCCTTCGTTTGCTTCAACCGGTTTCCCGAGAGTTGGAGTAGGGTCGGCAGTCCAACACTTTTTAGTATCGCGGGGTGGACATCTGTCaacttttttatagttacATGACAAACAAATACATATTTATTCTGGCGTTGGGCCGGCAAAAAACCATTTGTTCTCTATGCCTTGACGTGAAGTGTGACCTGTGCCAATGTTAGCCCCTGAGACCTGAGCATGATCATCCAGACCTTGTTCTCTCCAGTGCACATTCACCCAACAACTACAGGCTCAAGTTTGTTCAAAAATGTTGAAATTCCCgcttgctttgctttggCTCCTTCATACACGACagccccatccatccccacccccggacatcatcatcacaattacatcaacaacctccaagCACCCAACATCAACGCCGCAAACCCCGTGCATACCCCCATCAACCACTGCAAAGTCTGAAACTTGACCTGCTCCAACTGCTGCCTCAACGCCGCAACCTCCTGCTCAATCTTCGTCTCCGTCTCCTTAATCTTCAACTCCTGActcaccgcctcctcccttatcctccccttctccaagTTCAAGTCCAGCCTCACGCTCGCCTGCGTGCGACCAATCTCGTCCCGCAGTCTCGAGCTCAGCTTGGCGATGTCATTCGTCAACCTCTCGTGCGCGGCCCGCGTGGTGTTGGACTCGGTCGAGTCGGCCGACAGGAGCTCCGAGCGGAGCTTGGCAAAGTCTACTTTTTGGGTGTAGGTTGTTTTGGCTGCTTCTTCGCGGGGGACCATGGTACGGGTGAGGTTTTGGATGCTGTAGACGGCACAAGGTTAACAACATGGGGTTGAAGGGAAGGGGACAGGGAGGGGTACCTCTCTTCAATAACATCGTTCAGAACCTTCATCATGGCCACTGCTTGCTCCTCCGTGAaaccttcttcttgcagcCGCTGGACAAAGCGGAGGGTGTCAAAGTGGTGATCACGCTGGCGGGAGGGGGTCGTGGAAAAGGGTCGTCCCTGGTTCTGAGAGAAACATGGGGGGCTGGCGCGGAAGTGCGCGGTGAGACTGCGCTTTGGGATAGTAGTAGGTGTCCCTTTTGAGGGGCCGAAGGTGTGGTATGTTCTCTTGTGAGGTGGTTGTCGAGAAAGGGAGGCGTTGCTGCTGTCTCTGGCTTGCTGGAGCAGCGCGGCCGAAGCTCCGGTGATGCTGCCGCTTGGGCCGGTCCAGCTaagccgggggaggaggaagcgcGGGAGGGATTGTGCGGCCGTCATGGTAGGTATTCCGTTAAAGCAGTAGTCGCTCAGGCATCTCTTCAAATATCAGGTTCGTAAGAAGCAGGCAATCCAGTGCGATGATCGTCTTTGGAGCTCCCAGACGCAGTCAGTCATTCCGGTTTCCGGGAAGCAGCGGCATCCAATGTCGCATGCCAAGCCAAGCCCCCTTTGCCCAACTTCCCACCATCCGTTCCATCCAAACCCGCTTTcagccacaaccccccaaacgcACCAGCCACACCAGGCCCAAGCTCagtcccaccacccaaatcCGCCCATAAAACCTCTCTTCGCCTTTCCAGATTtgatttttttctctttttcttcttcatatTGAACAACGCAAATTATCACATTCACACAGGACTAGTTACCTTATATGCGATTGAGAGGTTCGCTTTCTGCTATTCTTCGGGATGGCAATCGTCTGGACCCACGACCAGTTTGCATTCGTCTCTGGCTGTAAATGGAGAACAAACCACAAAAGTGCTTGATCTTGGGTGCGgttctcttcttcccgtGGAGAGGGGCGCAATGATTGAACATAcatttcttttactttatatttgGAGTGTTTTGATTTGATTTGCCTCTGTCCACTATTCGATCTGTAAAAGTGGACTTGTGGGTGGTCGTTGTCTTGCAACTTTGCTTGCTCATTTGGATGGCAAGAACACTCTGTAATCTGCGAAACTTCGCCACTCCTGCAAAAGTTGTCTGCTTCTAGCATGGGACCATTTGTGTGGTCCACGTAGAATTTTGCAAAGGGCGGAATCTCAGAAAACTCTGTCAGTATGAGTGTTTTGCATTTGGGCGAGTCCACAGAAACTCAAGCCtgtggtggaagagagaTGTAATCACGACTGCATCAATTGTTGGTCAATATCAATAATGAGAAACAAGTTGAGGTAATTACCAGGCTCGACACCGAGCACAAACAGTTTATTCGTGACATTAAATCTACTTTTTAGCCttcaccttctccttcttctccttgggcttcgccttctccgtagtcttctcctccgccttctcggccttgggTGTCTCCTTGGtcttccccttcttgtccttcttctccttcttctccgacttggcctcggccttctcagccttctccttgggcgcttccttctccctgGTCACTTCCTTCGTAGGCTCCTCCTCGGAcgtctcctccttcatccccttcttctccttcttctctcccttcttcaacgcccTAGGATCCAGACCGCGTCTCCTCATGGCATTGCGCTTCGCGCGCTCAATGTAGTCCGCATCCTGCTCGTCATCGAAACCACCAAAGTCATCCTTCGCCTCCTCGCCAGCCTCCTCGGTAGCGATGGGGGTCTTGTCAATGACCATGGCATCATCGTCGACGTTGCGAGTGACAgccttgtccttcttgccGTTGGCAAGGACAGCATTTGGAGGCGTTGGGCCGATCTTCTGGAACTTAGCTACGAAGAAACCGTCGACGTTGTACAAGTGAGGATAGTAGCGGCGGGTCAGCTTGAGACTGGGGTGGAACTCCTTGCCCATGAAGCTAGTGAACCCTTCTTTACCGAATGGCAAGCCAGTCTGTACAAAACATTAGCATTGTAATCTGAAGTAATCCGAGTGGGACAGTCATACCTCGACTAATCTAACGTTGGGGCGGCGGCTCAAAGCGTAGGCGACGACTTGTTCGCTAAAAGAAACGGTCAGTAAAGGTTGTCGTAAGAGTTCCTCATCAAGACTTACTTTTCCTCAACAGCGACACTGCAGGTAGAGTAGACCAGGTAGCCACCGGTCTTGCTGGCATGGTTGACCGAGTCGATCGCAGCCAGGATCAGCTGCTTTTGAAGATGTGGCAATTGCTGGAAGTCCTTCTCGTCTCTGTTGGTCTTGACTGACGGATCCTTGGCAATAACACCAGTACCCGAGCATGGGGCATCCAACAAGACTCTATCGAACCCGCCCATAACACGAGGGAACTCGCGGGCATCGTAGTTGCAGACAATGGTATTTCTGACACCAAGACGGTGAATGTTACCAATCAAACCCTTGGCACGAGCCTTGCTGGGATCGTTGGCAAAGATAACACCAGTGTTCTTCATCAGCGCCGCCATATGCGTAGTTTTACCACCGGGGGCAGAGGCCATATCCAGGCAGCGCTCGTTCTCCTGTGGGCACAGGGCCATGACGGGGAGGAAAGAGGAGGCGGCTTGTAGGATGTAATGACCAGCGAGGTACTCGGGCGTAGCACCGAGAGGCACGTTGGAGTCGAAAACTTGCAGACCAACCTTGGACCACTTTCCAACTGGCTCCAAAGTAACACCGCGGTTGATCAAAGCCTGGGCGAGATCGCGACGATGGGTGCGAAGGGTGTTTGTGCGGATGACAACAGGACGGGCACTTTCGTTGGCCTCGAAGAAAGCAAACGCTTCCCTGGGGGGGAAGAGATTCATCAGCTTCTCCGCCAGGAACTCGTTGTAGCCATAGTAGGCGCAAACGTCCTTCAAGAGCTGGTTGGTGTACTCGGCTCTGTCTCGCCCCTCCTCAGCAAGCTCGCCGAAATCTTCAAGCACCCGAATTGTCTCTGTTATCCTGGTTCTCAACATCTGGAGATCGGGGGCCAACAAGCTCTTGGTCTTGGCGGCCAggtcttcgtcttcgtcgtcgctgTTGAGAACATGGGGCTTGTCGCCGTCGATGTTTGTTTGCATGGCACCTTCGCGTAACTCGGCTTCGTTTTcggcctcctcttcctccctctgTTGATCCAGTTTCCTCGATAGACCTTCGATATTGGCGGCAGTGAGCTTCTCCTCTctttcgtcatcatcctcgtcttcatcatcagagAAGACaaacttctccttcttgcctGCATCCTGATCCAGATCCGAATCGTAAACTGAGTCATCATCCGACCCAAGGAAGTCAGATCCCAACTTCAGTTCCTCATCAGAAccagcctcatcctcgaggTCGGAGGCATCGAACTCATCATTCATCTCCTCGTCGGAATCTGATTGAGGCTCTGGGGCCTTCTTGCCCTTTGTCTTGGGGGCCTTCACGCCATTGCTGGGTGCGCTGGCTGTCTTCTTAGAGCCATTGGCCTGTCTCCCAGTTCCCTTTGTTCCTGTAGCGCTTTTGATCGCCTTCTCGGGCTTCTTGGATGCTGTGCGACGCTTCTTGCTTGAGTGTTCTTCGGCGGGGATGTCGTCGACTGGAATTCCCTTTTTGCGCTTCAAGTTGGCGAAGTGGGCTTCCGATAATGGCTCGGGAGGGCCCTGTTTCTTCATGCGACGGCCGACACCCATCTTGATTTAATGGCAGGTGCGATAGTGGGGGAGTGGTCTGTGATTGCTGAATGCGAAATGGTAGGCTTCCTGCAGAGGTTTCTCGCAGATATTTTGGCAACTTTTCTGTTATCGATAAGCAGCAACTTTTTTTCCAGCTCTGAGCCACATCCAATCCCCTGCAATTCCCAGGGAGCCCACATTGGGTGATCTGATTGGTGGAGACAGGTTGGTCTACGCTAGGCCGAATGCAGGATCCCTGCCTCCACACCTGGAGCCAAGAGCCGACGCTTTGCCTGGGAGACCTggccggcagcagcagcaaagagAAGGGGGCAAGCAGGAGGCAGTCGTGAGGAGCTCTTAACACATCACTCAAAAGTTGACCGACCCGCAAACCGCCTCTCTGTGGCACCTGCAGCAGCCTGCACAAAACAACACTCCATCCAGAGCGTCGCTTCCCTTTAGTTATTTCTTTGCGCGTCAGGCACAAACGACTCTTCTGTCACCCTCCTTCCCGTgattctccttctcttttttttgaTCAGCGAATTGCCTGTTGTTGCTCTTTCTAATTGAGCTTCTGCAGCTCCTGCTGATTTGTTACGACTCCTCCCTCAATTCTCCGGCCTGCCGAGCTCCACCAATTCCCAAGCCCCTTTCAACGTCACTGCGTTTGGAGCGTTCAACTTCTTCCATCTGACGCCAGCAACTTTTGACAAGTTGGCTGCTAATTCTCCCTAAACTGCGCGCCCCCAAGCGCAAAACAGACTTCACCATGGCCGCGCCTAATCTACCCATCAAATTCCAGGAGCTGCTCCAGCTCAGCAGCCTGGGTGTTGGGCCAACTGCTATCACATTCAACACTTGCGTATGTCCCGCCGACATCTATCTGCCTGTGTCGCCTGACCGCCATGTGctaaccctccccccctcgcCCCATACAGACATTAGAATCAGACTCGTACATCTGCATCCGAGATAAGAAGGATGAAGCCTCTTCCCCCGAAGTCATCATTGTCGACCTCAAGAATGGCAACAATGTCATTCGCCGGCCCATCAAGGCCGACAGCGCCATCATGCACTGGACGCGTCAGGTCATCGCCCTCAAGGCCCAATCGCGAACACTGCAGATCTTCGACCTcgagcagaagcagaagctcAAGTCGACCCAGATGAGCGAGGACGTGGCCTTCTGGAAGTGGATCAGCGAGACCACGCTTGGCTTGGTGACAGAGACATCCGTCTATCATTGGGATGTTTTTGATCCGACCCAGGCGGCACCTGTCAAGGTGTTTGACCGCCACAGCAACCTCACAAATAACCAGATCATCAACTATCGGACGAGCGCTGATGGAAAGTGGATGGCCGTCGTTGGCATTTCGCAGCAACAAGGCCGCGTTGTTGGAGCCATGCAACTGTATTCGAAAGACCGCGGCATTACCCAGGCCATTGAAGGCCATGCCGCTGCCTTTGGCACTATTCGTCTCGACGGTGCCCCCGAGGACACCAAGCTGTTCACCTTCGCCGTGCGGACCGCCTCTGGAGCCAAACTTCACATCGTGGAAATTGACCACCCGGAAACGAATCCTGTCTTCCAGAAGAAGGCAGTTGATGTGTTCTTCCCGCCAGAGGCCGGCAGTGACTTCCCCGTTGCGCTTCAAGTGTCACAGAAGTATGGTATCATTTATTTGATCACCAAATACGGATTCATTCATCTCTACGACCTCGAAACTGCTACATGTATCTTCATGAACCGCATCTCGGGCGAGACCATCTTCACAGCTTGTGGCGACAGCAATTCGACTGGTATCGTCGGTATCAATCGCAAGGGTCAGGTACTCTTCGTTAGCGCCGATGAAAACAAGATCGTACCCTATGTGTTGGAAAGCCACGGCACCGAGCTGGCCCTCAAGCTGGCGTCGCGTGCTGGTCTGCCCGGTGCTGACAACCTCTATCAGCAACGGTTCGAGCAGCTGTTCAGCAACGGAAGCTACCAGGAGGCTGCTAAGGTCGCCGCCAACTCGCCCCGTGGTTTCCTGCGGACACCCCAGACGATAGAGCGTTTCAAGCGGCTTCCGCAGCAGCCTGGCTCCATGTCGCACATCTTGCAATATTTCGGCATGCTTCTTGACAAGGGTGCTCTGAACCAGCACGAAACCCTTGAGCTTGCTCAACCCGTGCTTGCCCAGAACCGGAAACAGCTCCTGGCGAAGTGGCTGGAAGAGAACAAGCTCGAGTGCTCCGAGCAACTTGGTGACATGGTCCGCCCGCATGATATGCCCATGGCCCTCAGCATCTACCTGAAGGGCAATGTGCCCAACAAGGTTGTCGCTGGCTTTGCCGAGTTGGGACAGTTTGATAAGATTCTCCCCTACTGCACTCAGACTGGCTATCAACCAGACTTCATTCAACTTTTGCACCACATCGTCCGCGTGAACCCAGAGAAGGGTGCCGAGTTCGCGACAGCACTTGCCAACAATGAAGGGGGCTCGCTTGTTGACCTCGAGCGCGTCGTGGATATCTTCCAATCGCAGGGCATGGTGCAGCAGGCTACCGCTTTCCTTCTCGATGCTCTCAAGGACAACAAGCCTGAGCAAGGCCATCTCCAGACCCGCCTCTTGGAGATGAACCTTCTCAATGCCCCCCAGGTTGCTGATGCTATCCTCGGCAACGACATGTTCTCCCACTTCGACAAGGCGCAGATTGCCAAGTTGTGCGAGCAAGCAGGATTGTTCCAAAAGGCTCTGGAGCTCTACGAGGACCCCGCAGCCATCAAGCGTGTTGTCGTAGGCATTGCCGGGGCGCCAAACTTCAACCCCGAGTGGTTAATTGAGTACTTCGGTCGCCTTTCCGTCGAGCAATCCATTGACTGCCTCGATGCTATGTTGAAGCACAATATCCGCCAAAACCTCCAGTCCGTTGTGCAGATTGCCACCAAGTATGCCGAGCTTCTCGGGCCCCAGCGTCTTATTGACCTGCTTGAGAAGTACAAGACCGCCGAAGGTCTTTACTACTTCCTTGGTAGCATTGTCAACGTTACCGATGATTCTGAGGTTGTCTTCAAGTACATCGAGGCTGCTACCAAGACGGGTCAGATCCGCGAGGTTGAGCGCATTTGCCGTGACAACAGCGTCTATAACCCAGAGAAGGTCAAGAACTTCTTGAAGGAGGCCAAGCTCAGCGAGATGCTTCCACTCATGGTGGTGTGCGATCGTTTCAACTTTGTACACGACTTGGTCCTCTACTTgtaccagcaccagcagttCAAGTCCATCGAGGTGTATGTGCAGCAAGTCAACCCTTCGAGGACTCCCGGTGTTATTGGCGGCTTGTTGGATGTCGACTGCGATGAGAACATCATCAAGAACCTTCTCAGCACAGTCAACCCAGTATCTATCCCCATCGATGAGCTTGTCCAGGAGGTCGAGACCCGCAACCGTCTCAAGTTGCTTCTTCCCTTCCTCGAGGCGACCCTGGCTGCTGGCAATCAGCAGCAGGCAGTGTTCAACGCTTTGGCCAAGATTTACATCGACTCCAACAACAATCCTGAGAAGTTTCTCAAGGAGAACGACCAGTACGACACCCTCACTGTCGGAAAGTATTGCGAGAAGCGCGATCCCAACCTCGCCTACATTGCCTATAGCAAGGGCCAGAACGACCTTGAGctcgtcaacatcaccaacgagAACGCCATGTACAAGGCCCAGGCCAGGTACCTGCTTGAGCGTGGTGATAATGACCTCTGGATGTTCGTTCTCAGCGAGaacaacctccaccgccgaTCCGTGGTCGACCAAGTCATCTCGACCGCTGTTCCCGAGTCGACGGATCCCGCCAAGGTTTCTCTTGCGGTTCAATGTTTCCTGAGCGCTGATCTTCCAGCTGAGCTCATTGAGCTGCTCGAGAAGATTGTCTTGGAGCCATCACCCTTCAGTGACAACCCGAACTTGCAGAATTTGCTCATGTTCACTGCTGCCAAGGCTGACAAGGCCCGCGTGATGGATTACATTCATCGTCTTGACAACTTCTCCGCGGATGAGATTTCTAATGTCTGCATTGAGGTTGGTCTGTTCGAGGAAGCCTTCGAGGTTTTCAAGAAGATCGACAACAAGGAGGCGGCTGTCAACGTACTCGTTGAGCATGTGGTTAGCATCGATCGTGCTCAGGCTTatgccgaggaggtcgacATCCCTCAGGTTTGGAGCAGAGTCGCCAAGGCTCAGCTTGACGGTCTCCGTGTCAGCGACTCGATCGAGTCTTACATCAAGGCGGAGGACCCCAAGAACTACGAGGAAGTTATTGAGATCGCTGTGGCTGCTGGCAAGAATGAAGAGCTCATCAAGTTCCTGCGCATGGCCCGCAAGACCCTTCGCGAGTCTGCCATTGATACTGCTCTTGCCTTTTGCTATGCTCGCCTTGATCAACttgccgagctcgaggactTCCTGCGGGCTACTAATGTCGCCAACATTGAAGAATCCGGAGACAAGGCTTACGCCGAGGGCTTCTtcgaggcggccaagatcTTCTATACCAGCATTTCCAACTGGGCGAAGTTGGCTACCACATTGGTACATCTTGAGGATTACCAAGCTGCTGTTGACTGCGCGCGCAaggccaacaacatcaaggTCTGGAGAGAAGTCCATGAGGCTTGCGTTAGCAAGAAGGAGTTCCGTCTGGCCCAGATCTGCGGTCTCAACCTTATCGTTGACGCTGAGCAGCTTCAGGCTTTGGTTAAGCAGTATGAGCGTGAGGGCTACTTTGACGAGCTCATCAGTCTTCTTGAGCAAGGTCTTGGCTTGGAGCGTGCCCACATGGGTATGTTCACTGAGCTTGGCATTGCCCTTTCCAAGTACCACCCTGAGCGGTTGATGGAGCACCTCAAGCTCTTCTGGAGCAGAATGAACCTGCCCAAGATGATCCGTGCTTGCGAGGAGGCCAACCTCTGGCCTGAGCTGGTCTTCTGCTACTACCATTATGATGAATTCGACAACGCTGCTCTTGCGGTTATGGAGCGGCCGGAAAACTCCTGGGAGCACCAGCAGTTCAAGGAGATCACCGTCAAGGTTGCCAACCTTGAGATCTACTATAAGGCCATCAACTTTTACCTTGAGCAGAATCCTTCGCTCCTTACCGACCTTCTCCAGGTCCTCACTCCTCGCATCGATGTCAACCGTGTTGTCCGCATGTTCCAGAAGTCCGACAACTTGCCTCTGATCAAACCATTCTTGCTCAACGTTCAGTCGCAGAACAAGCGCACTGTTAACGATGCCATCAACGATCTTCtgatcgaggaggaggactaCAAGACTCTCCGCGACTCTGTCGAGAACTACGACAACTATGACGCTGTCGAGCTCGCCGGCCGCCTCGAGAAGCACgatctcgtcttcttccGCCAAATTGCCGCTAACATCTACCGCAAGAATAAGCGCTGGGAGAAGTCGATCAACCTATCCAAGCAGGACAAGTTGTGGAAGGATGCCATTGAGACTGCTGCTATCTCTGGCAAGACCGATGTTGTCGAGGAGCTTCTCCGTTATGTATGTTTCCCTTTGATTCATGCTTGTATTTTAATTGTAACATGTGCTAACAAACCCGCCTTAGTTCGTCGACATTGGCAACAGGGAGTGCTACGTCGGCATGCTTTATGCCTGCTATGACCTCATCCGCCCCGATCTTATCCTGGAGCTCTCTTGGCGCAACGGCCTCCATGACTTCACTATGCCGTACATGATCAACCTCCTCTGCCAGCAAACCAAGGAGTTGGCCGCCCTCAAGGCTGACAACGAGGCTcgcaaggccaaggaggctgcCGAGAAGACCGAGGATGACAACACCCCCATCCTGGGCATGAACCGCCTCATGATCACCGCTGGTCCCGCTCAAGGCCGGGCCTCTCCCGCGTCTTTTGGCGGACAAACCAACGGATTTGCGCCCCAACCTACCGGTTTCGGATTCTAGAGGGTTGCGCCGGTGGTATTTGAG is a window of Podospora pseudopauciseta strain CBS 411.78 chromosome 1, whole genome shotgun sequence DNA encoding:
- a CDS encoding hypothetical protein (COG:S; EggNog:ENOG503P83D), which encodes MKFSTPVALLAVAAVDAAVVQEDKRWCNTEGQACNTVARAAEAFTNAIKASGVVARDDSAAAQVAARQVDQLALAISASQADPITFYTALGLGDQFTLEEKPHAEKREAAPQWCLRFVGQSCWKRNAAPEDVKRCTAEDGACTKAKRAAEAVINTIEASADNLAKREAAPQWCLRFVGQSCWKRNAAPEAACNAPDGACTKATRDIHAMYNAARHIIDASA
- the FMP32 gene encoding Protein fmp32, mitochondrial (EggNog:ENOG503P09U; COG:S); this translates as MTAAQSLPRFLLPRLSWTGPSGSITGASAALLQQARDSSNASLSRQPPHKRTYHTFGPSKGTPTTIPKRSLTAHFRASPPCFSQNQGRPFSTTPSRQRDHHFDTLRFVQRLQEEGFTEEQAVAMMKVLNDVIEESIQNLTRTMVPREEAAKTTYTQKVDFAKLRSELLSADSTESNTTRAAHERLTNDIAKLSSRLRDEIGRTQASVRLDLNLEKGRIREEAVSQELKIKETETKIEQEVAALRQQLEQVKFQTLQWLMGVCTGFAALMLGAWRLLM
- the NOP2 gene encoding rRNA (cytosine-C5-)-methyltransferase nop2 (COG:A; EggNog:ENOG503NVWP) — protein: MGVGRRMKKQGPPEPLSEAHFANLKRKKGIPVDDIPAEEHSSKKRRTASKKPEKAIKSATGTKGTGRQANGSKKTASAPSNGVKAPKTKGKKAPEPQSDSDEEMNDEFDASDLEDEAGSDEELKLGSDFLGSDDDSVYDSDLDQDAGKKEKFVFSDDEDEDDDEREEKLTAANIEGLSRKLDQQREEEEAENEAELREGAMQTNIDGDKPHVLNSDDEDEDLAAKTKSLLAPDLQMLRTRITETIRVLEDFGELAEEGRDRAEYTNQLLKDVCAYYGYNEFLAEKLMNLFPPREAFAFFEANESARPVVIRTNTLRTHRRDLAQALINRGVTLEPVGKWSKVGLQVFDSNVPLGATPEYLAGHYILQAASSFLPVMALCPQENERCLDMASAPGGKTTHMAALMKNTGVIFANDPSKARAKGLIGNIHRLGVRNTIVCNYDAREFPRVMGGFDRVLLDAPCSGTGVIAKDPSVKTNRDEKDFQQLPHLQKQLILAAIDSVNHASKTGGYLVYSTCSVAVEENEQVVAYALSRRPNVRLVETGLPFGKEGFTSFMGKEFHPSLKLTRRYYPHLYNVDGFFVAKFQKIGPTPPNAVLANGKKDKAVTRNVDDDAMVIDKTPIATEEAGEEAKDDFGGFDDEQDADYIERAKRNAMRRRGLDPRALKKGEKKEKKGMKEETSEEEPTKEVTREKEAPKEKAEKAEAKSEKKEKKDKKGKTKETPKAEKAEEKTTEKAKPKEKKEKVKAKK